A region of Desulfomicrobium escambiense DSM 10707 DNA encodes the following proteins:
- a CDS encoding TlpA family protein disulfide reductase: MKALKTLFATLLLLCAPTILMAQGVEKIGVQGLRNLIDSSKGRVLIVNYWATWCSPCVKEFPGLMNVRREFAESDLSIVGISVDYNPKLVENFIKQNKVNFPIFLDDGSIGQMMDIGSIPRTLIYDRQGKKILDHLGFIPEESFRHVVARLLGTP, translated from the coding sequence ATGAAGGCCCTGAAAACCCTGTTCGCCACCCTGCTACTCCTCTGCGCACCCACGATCCTCATGGCCCAGGGCGTCGAGAAAATCGGCGTGCAGGGCCTGCGGAACCTTATCGATTCGAGCAAGGGGCGTGTCCTGATCGTCAACTATTGGGCCACCTGGTGCAGCCCATGCGTGAAGGAGTTTCCGGGCCTCATGAACGTACGCAGGGAATTCGCCGAGAGCGACCTGAGCATCGTCGGCATCTCCGTGGACTACAACCCCAAGCTCGTCGAGAACTTCATCAAGCAGAACAAGGTCAATTTCCCCATCTTCCTCGATGACGGCTCCATCGGCCAGATGATGGACATCGGCTCCATCCCGCGCACCCTGATCTACGACCGCCAGGGCAAGAAGATTCTCGACCACCTCGGGTTCATCCCCGAGGAAAGCTTCCGCCACGTGGTGGCGCGACTGCTGGGAACCCCATGA
- the aroL gene encoding shikimate kinase AroL, with protein sequence MTTFIKKKTEIEESDATMTFRPGQFKRAPFSLAEKNIYLLGMRGSGKTTVGAVLAAALGCACIDTDVLVVEAAGKTIEAIVADAGWDEFRRLESEALARAAELPGKVVATGGGIVMSQANRDLMYRTGVSFYLAADAALLIGRLLRDGNAAQRPALTPLDLHDEVAAVMAEREPLYMAGMDHMLQAHRSVDELVDDILVALGLKEWDFTEKERVLDRY encoded by the coding sequence ATGACGACATTCATCAAAAAGAAAACCGAGATCGAAGAGTCCGACGCGACCATGACTTTCCGTCCCGGCCAGTTCAAGCGCGCCCCCTTCTCCCTGGCGGAGAAGAATATCTACCTGCTCGGCATGCGCGGTAGCGGCAAGACCACCGTGGGCGCGGTCCTGGCCGCCGCTCTGGGCTGCGCCTGCATCGACACCGACGTCCTGGTCGTCGAAGCCGCGGGCAAGACCATCGAAGCCATTGTCGCCGACGCGGGCTGGGACGAGTTCCGCCGCCTCGAGTCCGAAGCTCTGGCCCGCGCCGCGGAACTGCCCGGCAAGGTCGTGGCCACGGGTGGCGGCATTGTCATGTCCCAGGCCAACCGAGACCTCATGTACCGCACGGGCGTGAGCTTCTACCTGGCGGCCGACGCGGCGCTGCTGATTGGCAGGCTTCTGCGTGACGGCAACGCGGCCCAGCGCCCCGCCCTGACCCCCCTGGACCTGCACGACGAGGTGGCCGCGGTCATGGCCGAGCGCGAGCCCCTGTACATGGCGGGCATGGACCACATGCTCCAGGCCCACCGCAGTGTGGACGAACTCGTCGACGACATCCTCGTGGCCCTGGGCCTCAAGGAATGGGATTTTACCGAGAAGGAGCGGGTTCTGGACAGGTATTAG
- a CDS encoding 4Fe-4S binding protein has translation MKTSTRVLFTLCALTSAAHFLRFGTLWEALPALILAPAVWFPKFLPRPLLILAAVGGTALWAFQAQSLVAWRMSFGLPWVRLALILGAVSLAHAAAALLLAGGPGRRIFGSLRPQDMVSSAVALLVAGTLALAVSKTSFPLLLGERFLPGSGPLWIALFAVYGSLVAGWMLDGPSAKIRGHIWTLFSAVFFGQLLLGLSGWEQFLMTGKLHLPVPALIVSGPLFRGEGFFMPILLAVSLLLVGPAWCSHLCYIGAWDDRLARLHDGKPKALPAWAPRLRVALLAAAVAAPLVLRALGAGWAWGLGLAAVFGLAGVAVMALVSRRSGTMVHCTAWCPIGLLNNLIGRVLPWRVSIDSSCTGCGLCAKACRYNALTRADLERKRPGLTCSLCGDCLPRCPHGHLGYAFPGLGRDRARQVFITLVIALHAVFLAVARI, from the coding sequence ATGAAGACCTCCACCCGCGTCCTCTTCACCCTCTGCGCCCTGACCTCGGCCGCGCACTTTCTGCGCTTCGGCACCCTGTGGGAAGCCCTGCCTGCGCTCATCCTGGCCCCCGCGGTCTGGTTCCCGAAATTCCTGCCCCGCCCCCTGCTCATCCTGGCCGCCGTCGGCGGGACGGCCCTGTGGGCCTTCCAGGCCCAATCCCTGGTGGCCTGGCGCATGAGCTTCGGGCTGCCCTGGGTGCGCCTGGCCCTGATCCTGGGCGCCGTCAGCCTAGCCCACGCGGCCGCCGCGCTGCTGCTTGCGGGCGGACCCGGTCGACGCATCTTCGGAAGCCTGCGCCCGCAGGACATGGTCTCCTCGGCCGTGGCCCTGCTCGTGGCCGGCACCCTCGCCCTGGCCGTGTCCAAAACGTCCTTTCCCCTGCTCTTGGGCGAACGGTTTCTCCCCGGCTCGGGGCCTCTCTGGATCGCCCTCTTCGCCGTCTACGGCAGCCTCGTGGCCGGCTGGATGCTGGACGGGCCTTCGGCCAAGATCCGCGGACACATCTGGACCCTCTTCTCGGCCGTCTTCTTCGGCCAGCTGCTGCTCGGCCTGTCGGGGTGGGAGCAGTTCCTCATGACCGGGAAACTCCACCTGCCCGTCCCGGCCCTGATCGTTTCGGGCCCCCTGTTCCGCGGCGAAGGCTTCTTCATGCCCATCCTGCTGGCCGTGTCGCTGCTGCTGGTCGGTCCGGCCTGGTGCAGCCACCTCTGCTACATCGGCGCCTGGGACGACCGCCTGGCCCGTCTCCACGACGGCAAACCCAAGGCCCTGCCGGCCTGGGCGCCGCGCCTGCGGGTCGCCCTCCTGGCCGCCGCCGTGGCCGCGCCCCTGGTCCTGCGCGCCCTGGGCGCGGGCTGGGCGTGGGGCCTTGGCCTGGCCGCGGTGTTCGGTCTGGCCGGGGTGGCGGTCATGGCCCTGGTTTCGCGCCGCAGCGGCACCATGGTCCACTGCACGGCCTGGTGCCCCATCGGCCTCCTGAACAACCTGATCGGCCGCGTCCTGCCCTGGCGCGTGTCCATCGACAGCTCCTGCACGGGCTGCGGCCTGTGCGCCAAGGCCTGCCGCTACAACGCCCTGACAAGGGCCGATCTCGAACGAAAGCGCCCCGGCCTGACCTGCTCCCTGTGCGGCGACTGTCTGCCGCGCTGCCCCCACGGGCATCTGGGTTACGCCTTTCCGGGACTGGGGCGGGACCGGGCGCGCCAGGTCTTCATCACTCTGGTCATCGCCCTGCACGCAGTCTTCCTGGCCGTCGCCCGCATCTGA
- a CDS encoding 4Fe-4S dicluster domain-containing protein, translating to MTTPDTLPTHSLKVCRGATGCPHAVIGRDISKEIDAVMARSGWNAFLAAGVKPIRHHHQFRLAVASCPNGCSQPHIADFGLIAFGRVGVEPDACTACGLCVDACAEKALTLGGPISLDPSRCLGCGACVRACPSGALQTAATGWRVVLGGKLGRHPRLAHELGVYGLPEAMGILERVLRTLMTQGRPGLRLGDFVERMGRENFDAAVRP from the coding sequence ATGACCACACCCGACACTCTCCCCACGCACAGTCTCAAGGTCTGCCGCGGCGCGACCGGATGCCCCCATGCCGTCATCGGACGGGACATCTCGAAGGAAATCGACGCCGTCATGGCCCGTTCCGGCTGGAACGCCTTCCTTGCCGCCGGCGTGAAGCCCATCCGCCATCACCATCAATTCCGTCTCGCCGTGGCCTCGTGCCCCAACGGATGCTCCCAGCCGCACATCGCAGACTTCGGCCTGATCGCCTTCGGCCGGGTCGGCGTCGAGCCGGACGCATGCACGGCCTGCGGGCTCTGCGTCGACGCCTGCGCCGAAAAGGCCCTGACCCTGGGCGGCCCGATCAGTCTTGACCCGTCGCGCTGCCTGGGTTGCGGGGCCTGCGTCCGGGCCTGCCCCTCCGGAGCCCTGCAAACCGCCGCAACAGGCTGGCGCGTGGTCCTGGGCGGCAAGCTCGGCCGGCACCCGCGCCTGGCCCACGAACTGGGTGTCTACGGTCTGCCCGAAGCCATGGGCATCCTGGAGCGGGTCTTGCGCACGCTCATGACTCAAGGTCGGCCCGGGCTGCGCCTCGGGGATTTCGTCGAGAGGATGGGCCGGGAAAATTTCGACGCGGCGGTGCGGCCATGA
- a CDS encoding SlyX family protein, with product MQERFEDIEIKYLYLQKTVDELSSVVIEQQKEIRELRHLVTLLGRKLKDVSAMPPFDPDEKPPHY from the coding sequence ATGCAGGAAAGATTCGAAGACATTGAGATCAAATACCTCTATTTACAAAAAACGGTTGATGAGCTGAGCTCGGTTGTCATAGAACAGCAGAAGGAAATCCGGGAGCTTCGGCATCTGGTGACGCTCTTGGGCAGGAAGCTGAAGGACGTCTCCGCCATGCCTCCCTTCGATCCAGATGAAAAACCGCCCCACTACTGA
- a CDS encoding HDOD domain-containing protein has protein sequence MDPTPSRSETVPGKTAPTAGADRSLHAILQRIEALPSLPSVANAILGQVLTQDFDHAKLARIIETDQALTMKILDHANSATYISRGMVSQVEQGLNRLGSRVVQTLMLSVLIKDSLIKGDRSGVAAHKTLWRHSLATAVYASLIAGRSYPSLAGEAFGAGVMHDLGRIFLQLHVQDEYVHVTERMEELYEAVLDAEQEVFKTDHTAVGRWIAQKWKLPPSMTDAIWLHHHSAPALGAMKDNGPLVAIVALANILAHFTLMDVPQSMSRDKQRQAGLQDMLGLGEKEIQDIHRAFAPAFAERAEPFDLDGDQVTLFLSSLQQANQQLMRMGLDLEQAVGRLEDANRFTNLGSTVGLKMSTATSVDEIFEAAAVSMQGEVGVRGGFAYWMVPSERLMQGLIWGGGNRRSVSYALDGDGLPLTSDGPPLPESLLVILRSHHERHEGAFAMDRELRLKQFFVVQGYCIFPLVGSDFTGELCILRSQDRPPKMTPQEYMGYSQVSCVASATLDRLRLFDSLQMRADELSRALWKNQQINLQLLQTERLAAVGQLAAGAAHEINNPLAIISARTQLLESREDDEKKRRDLRQISEQIERISSILLSLMGFARPNAPQVTKVDLNTLLQKIVGLVESIFHTHRIPIVQNLSPEMPLILADANQLEQVFLNLVINAQHAMENGGGVLTIISSFLSDGKRVCVTVKDTGCGIPPENLSRIFDPFFSTKSEGKGTGLGLSTAYGIVTNHYGEIKVLSEPGRGTEMVVILPVSTPVTMPEKPAAVTAHQCVPLPENEGRILVVDDEGHIRDILAETLREAGYAVEAAANGEEAVRKLRVGTFDLILLDIRMPVHSGLDVLKLLRRKGGFPPVMVITGLASSEEMDEALRLGAAKCVRKPFQLKTLLADISCLLQGHRSGQA, from the coding sequence GTGGACCCCACCCCCTCCCGAAGCGAGACCGTGCCCGGAAAGACCGCACCCACCGCCGGAGCCGACCGCTCCCTGCACGCCATCCTCCAGCGCATAGAGGCCCTGCCTTCGTTGCCGTCGGTGGCCAACGCCATCCTTGGTCAGGTCCTGACCCAGGATTTCGACCACGCAAAGCTCGCCCGCATCATCGAGACGGACCAGGCCCTGACCATGAAGATCCTCGACCACGCCAACAGCGCGACCTACATCTCCAGGGGCATGGTCTCGCAGGTGGAACAGGGGCTCAACCGTCTGGGGAGCAGAGTCGTCCAGACCCTTATGCTCTCGGTCCTGATCAAGGACTCGCTGATCAAGGGCGACAGAAGCGGCGTGGCCGCGCACAAGACCCTGTGGCGGCACAGCCTGGCCACGGCCGTCTACGCCTCCCTCATCGCCGGCAGGAGCTATCCGTCCCTGGCCGGCGAGGCCTTCGGCGCGGGCGTCATGCACGATCTCGGCCGTATTTTCCTGCAGTTGCACGTGCAGGACGAATACGTCCATGTCACCGAGCGCATGGAGGAATTGTACGAGGCGGTCCTGGACGCGGAGCAGGAGGTCTTCAAGACGGACCATACGGCCGTGGGCCGCTGGATTGCCCAGAAATGGAAGCTGCCGCCGTCCATGACCGACGCCATCTGGCTGCACCATCACTCGGCGCCTGCGCTGGGCGCCATGAAGGACAACGGCCCCCTCGTGGCCATCGTGGCCCTGGCCAACATTCTGGCCCATTTCACACTGATGGACGTGCCCCAGAGCATGAGCCGGGATAAGCAGCGCCAGGCCGGCCTGCAGGACATGCTGGGACTGGGCGAGAAGGAGATCCAGGACATCCACCGCGCCTTCGCCCCGGCCTTTGCCGAGCGCGCCGAACCTTTCGATCTGGACGGGGACCAGGTGACCCTCTTCCTGTCTTCCCTGCAGCAGGCCAACCAGCAGCTCATGCGCATGGGGCTGGACCTGGAGCAGGCCGTGGGCCGGCTGGAGGACGCCAACCGCTTCACCAACCTGGGCTCCACCGTGGGTCTGAAGATGAGCACGGCGACGAGCGTCGACGAGATTTTCGAGGCCGCGGCCGTGAGCATGCAGGGGGAGGTCGGCGTGCGCGGTGGGTTCGCCTACTGGATGGTGCCGTCAGAACGGCTCATGCAGGGGCTCATCTGGGGCGGCGGCAACCGCCGCAGCGTGTCCTACGCCCTTGACGGCGACGGCCTGCCCCTGACCTCCGACGGCCCGCCCCTGCCCGAGAGCCTTCTGGTCATCCTGCGCAGCCATCACGAGCGCCACGAAGGCGCCTTCGCCATGGACCGCGAACTGCGCCTCAAACAGTTTTTCGTGGTCCAGGGTTACTGCATCTTTCCCCTCGTCGGCAGCGACTTCACCGGCGAACTGTGCATCCTGCGCTCCCAGGACCGCCCGCCCAAGATGACCCCCCAGGAGTACATGGGCTATTCGCAGGTCTCCTGCGTGGCCTCGGCCACCCTGGACCGCCTGCGCCTTTTCGACAGCCTGCAGATGCGCGCCGACGAGCTGTCCCGGGCCCTGTGGAAGAACCAGCAGATCAACCTGCAGCTCCTGCAGACCGAGCGCCTGGCCGCGGTGGGGCAGCTGGCCGCCGGGGCGGCCCACGAGATCAACAATCCCCTGGCCATCATTTCCGCGCGCACCCAGCTTCTGGAGAGCCGCGAGGACGACGAGAAGAAGCGCCGCGACCTGCGCCAGATCTCCGAGCAGATCGAGCGCATCTCGTCCATCCTGCTGAGCCTCATGGGATTCGCCCGGCCCAACGCGCCGCAGGTGACCAAGGTGGACCTGAACACCCTGCTGCAGAAGATCGTCGGCCTGGTCGAATCCATTTTCCATACCCACCGCATCCCCATCGTGCAGAATCTGTCGCCGGAAATGCCCCTGATCCTTGCCGACGCCAACCAGCTCGAACAGGTTTTCCTTAACCTGGTCATCAATGCCCAGCACGCCATGGAGAACGGCGGCGGGGTCCTGACCATCATCTCGTCCTTCCTGTCCGACGGCAAGCGCGTCTGCGTGACCGTGAAGGACACGGGCTGCGGCATCCCTCCGGAAAACCTGTCGCGCATCTTCGACCCGTTCTTCTCCACCAAGTCTGAGGGCAAGGGCACGGGCCTGGGGTTGTCCACGGCCTACGGTATCGTCACCAACCACTACGGCGAGATCAAGGTCCTGAGCGAGCCGGGGCGGGGCACGGAGATGGTCGTCATCCTGCCGGTGTCCACTCCCGTGACCATGCCCGAGAAGCCCGCGGCCGTGACCGCTCATCAGTGCGTCCCCCTGCCGGAGAACGAGGGCCGGATTCTGGTCGTGGACGACGAGGGGCATATCCGCGACATCCTGGCCGAGACCCTGCGCGAGGCCGGCTACGCCGTGGAGGCGGCCGCCAACGGCGAGGAGGCCGTACGCAAGCTGCGTGTCGGGACGTTCGACCTGATCCTTCTCGACATCCGCATGCCCGTGCATTCGGGCCTCGACGTGCTGAAGCTCCTCCGGCGCAAGGGCGGATTCCCGCCGGTCATGGTCATCACCGGTCTTGCCTCTTCCGAGGAAATGGACGAGGCCCTGCGCCTGGGCGCGGCCAAATGCGTGCGTAAACCCTTCCAGCTGAAGACCCTGCTGGCGGACATCTCCTGCCTGCTGCAGGGACATCGCTCAGGCCAGGCCTAG
- a CDS encoding P-loop NTPase, with protein sequence MNTARHRHTRILALASGKGGTGKTTVAVNLALALNRAGHTVCLLDADFGLANAEVHLGLPAPARTLEHVLFDNLPLEECLVPVRPGLDLISGSSGVARMAELDTAARKRLIGEFSGLSNYDFLILDNSPGISAQVVSLCLATREIILVVNPEASSLVDAYALIKVLKENGLWWPPLVLVNRAESGAQARQVFARFQETVVQFLDLKPLFLGAIPMDDAARRISAAGKPFVALREDLPASQAILSVAKLLAERLNKDWTRNEPAGFFENVVVRMKQRPDFGRLVSHSGSVGSDASQPDTYMELVATLDKAAGLCERLLENPAYAFVRERFGLVRLAMENFLQPLDRMRKPRGALKPRILVLSNHEQMRTMLREIVTEVGYEAEACVPGSGDFLKFRDTCNLVLVSCDRPEALIRSCLQQLPETPLILLTGFGSSALETEFRHRTVAVVPRPFHVNELRGILQSALK encoded by the coding sequence TTGAACACAGCTCGCCACAGGCACACCCGCATCCTGGCCCTGGCCAGCGGCAAGGGCGGCACGGGCAAGACCACCGTGGCCGTGAACCTCGCCCTGGCCCTGAACCGCGCCGGGCACACGGTCTGCCTGCTGGACGCCGACTTCGGCCTGGCCAATGCCGAAGTGCACCTCGGGCTGCCCGCGCCCGCCAGGACTCTTGAGCACGTCCTCTTTGACAACCTGCCCCTGGAGGAGTGCCTCGTCCCGGTTCGGCCGGGCCTGGACCTCATTTCCGGCAGCAGCGGCGTGGCGCGCATGGCCGAACTGGACACGGCGGCACGCAAGCGCCTCATCGGCGAGTTTTCGGGCCTTTCGAACTACGATTTCCTCATCCTGGACAATTCGCCGGGCATTTCGGCCCAGGTCGTGTCCCTCTGCCTGGCCACGCGGGAGATCATCCTCGTGGTCAACCCCGAGGCCAGTTCCCTGGTGGACGCCTACGCCCTGATCAAGGTCCTGAAGGAGAACGGCCTGTGGTGGCCGCCGCTGGTCCTGGTCAACCGCGCCGAGTCCGGGGCCCAGGCCCGTCAGGTCTTCGCGCGCTTCCAGGAGACGGTGGTGCAGTTCCTGGATCTCAAACCGCTTTTTCTCGGCGCCATCCCCATGGATGACGCCGCCCGGCGCATTTCCGCCGCGGGCAAGCCTTTCGTGGCCCTGCGCGAGGACTTGCCCGCGAGCCAGGCCATTCTGTCCGTGGCCAAGCTGCTGGCCGAACGGCTGAACAAGGACTGGACCAGGAACGAACCGGCCGGCTTTTTCGAGAACGTGGTCGTACGCATGAAGCAGCGCCCGGATTTCGGCCGTCTCGTGTCCCATTCCGGAAGTGTCGGGAGCGACGCGTCCCAGCCGGACACGTACATGGAGTTGGTGGCCACCCTCGACAAGGCCGCGGGTCTGTGCGAGCGCCTCCTCGAGAATCCGGCCTACGCCTTCGTGCGCGAGCGTTTCGGGCTGGTCCGCCTGGCCATGGAGAATTTTCTGCAGCCCCTGGACCGCATGCGCAAGCCGCGCGGCGCCCTGAAGCCGCGCATCCTGGTGCTCAGCAACCACGAACAGATGCGCACCATGCTGCGCGAGATCGTGACCGAGGTGGGCTACGAGGCCGAGGCCTGCGTACCGGGAAGCGGCGATTTCCTGAAGTTCAGGGACACATGCAACCTCGTCCTCGTGTCCTGCGACCGGCCAGAGGCGCTCATCCGCTCCTGCCTCCAGCAGTTGCCCGAGACGCCGCTCATCCTTCTGACGGGTTTCGGCAGCTCGGCGCTGGAGACGGAGTTCCGCCACCGCACCGTGGCCGTGGTGCCAAGACCCTTCCATGTCAACGAGTTGCGCGGCATCCTGCAGTCCGCGCTGAAGTAG
- a CDS encoding pyridoxal phosphate-dependent aminotransferase: protein MRRDIEHVGWGKLTYEIRAIVAVAQDLRNLGLQITWENIGDPIEKGEQVPGWIKEIIADLVMNDKTYGYCATQGVLETREFVAQLVNQRGSYQVTADDIIFFNGLGDAVAKIFGFLKREARVIGPSPAYSTHSSAEAAHSGYEHLTYELDPNNGWMPDLVDLENKVRYNDSIAGILFINPDNPTGAVYPCELIEKIVDIARRYNIFILADEIYANIVYSGHPTCSLSEVIGEVPGMALRGISKEYPWPGARCGWIEVYNKDKNPDFKAYIKSLLNAKMLEVCSTSLPQLSIPPVMGDPRYAAHLDARRRMFEHRAQEAWEAFQGVKGVKVIKPQGAFYMSVMFEDGALNPDQTLEIENPKVREYIEEIVKGVQVDKRFVYYLLGATGICVVPLTGFCCNRKGFRVTLLETDDAKRQRTWRTIVDAITRYLASA, encoded by the coding sequence ATGCGCAGAGACATCGAACATGTTGGCTGGGGAAAGCTGACCTACGAGATCAGGGCCATCGTGGCCGTGGCCCAGGACCTTCGCAACCTGGGTCTTCAGATCACCTGGGAGAACATCGGCGACCCCATCGAGAAGGGCGAGCAGGTGCCGGGCTGGATTAAGGAAATCATCGCCGACCTGGTCATGAACGACAAGACCTACGGCTACTGCGCCACCCAGGGCGTCCTGGAGACGCGTGAGTTCGTGGCGCAACTCGTCAACCAGCGCGGCAGCTACCAGGTTACGGCCGACGACATCATCTTCTTCAACGGCCTGGGCGACGCCGTGGCAAAGATCTTCGGCTTCCTGAAGCGCGAGGCCCGCGTCATCGGGCCCTCCCCGGCCTACTCGACGCACTCCTCGGCCGAGGCCGCCCATTCGGGCTATGAGCACCTGACCTACGAGCTCGACCCGAACAACGGCTGGATGCCCGACCTCGTCGACCTGGAGAACAAGGTCCGCTACAACGACTCCATCGCCGGCATCCTGTTCATCAATCCCGACAACCCCACGGGCGCGGTCTACCCCTGCGAGCTCATCGAGAAAATCGTGGACATCGCCCGGCGCTACAACATCTTCATCCTGGCCGACGAGATCTACGCCAACATCGTCTACAGCGGCCACCCGACCTGCAGCCTGTCCGAGGTCATCGGCGAGGTGCCGGGCATGGCCCTGCGCGGCATCTCCAAGGAATACCCCTGGCCCGGGGCGCGCTGCGGCTGGATCGAGGTCTACAACAAGGACAAGAACCCGGATTTCAAAGCCTACATCAAGAGCCTCTTAAACGCCAAGATGCTCGAGGTCTGCTCCACGAGCCTGCCCCAGCTGTCCATCCCCCCGGTCATGGGCGACCCGCGTTACGCCGCACATCTCGACGCCCGGCGCAGGATGTTCGAGCACCGCGCCCAGGAGGCCTGGGAGGCCTTTCAGGGCGTGAAGGGCGTCAAGGTCATCAAGCCCCAGGGCGCGTTCTACATGTCCGTCATGTTCGAGGACGGGGCCCTGAATCCGGACCAGACCCTGGAGATTGAGAACCCCAAGGTGCGCGAGTACATTGAGGAGATCGTCAAGGGCGTGCAGGTGGACAAGCGCTTCGTCTACTACCTCCTGGGCGCAACGGGCATCTGCGTGGTCCCGTTGACGGGCTTCTGCTGCAACCGTAAGGGCTTCCGCGTCACGCTCCTGGAAACCGACGACGCCAAGCGGCAGCGCACCTGGCGCACCATCGTC